TCAGGCCTTCAGCCTTGATGTCAGTTTCCCAGTTGATGCCAAGAGATTCCATGACGTCTATGGCATTTCCTCTCTGACCGGAACCGGGATTACCGATGTTGATGATCTTGCCTTTGATGTCTTCAAAGGTGTTAATTCCAGAATCATCCGCGGCCAGAAGGGTAACAGATTCGGGATGTATGGAAAACACAGCCCTCAGTTTTTCCTGTGGTCCCGCCTCTTCCCAGTCGGCAGTTCCATTATAGGCCTGATACTGTCTGTCAGACTGGACGATACCAAATTCCAGGTCTCCCTGAAGGATGGCATTTACATTGAATACAGAACCAGCCGTTGATTCAACTGTGGCTTTTATACCGTAAACATCGTATTTCTGATTAACCATTTTGCTGATAGCACCACCAGTGGGGTAGTAAACCCCTGTAATTCCACCAGTACCTATGGTTACGAAAGTTCTCTGAGGTGCTGAAGATGCATCTCCCTGTCCACCGGCAAATACCAGGGCAGCACTGACCAAAAATAAAATAGAAAGTGTTATAATTTTTTTCATTATTCCTCCAAGAAAAATTGTATATAATAATTATGTCAACTAAGACATGAATCCGATTTAAACATGACAAAATCACTGAAAACCGGAGTATTTAGCATTCAAAAAAGAATAGAAATGCCGATTTAGAGTAGATTATTATCAAAAATATATAATACGGGACTCAATCCCAATACAGTGTAACTGATGGCAAAGACTATTCAGATTTTGAACAGATAATTCAAAAGACAGTCTGCCAATTTTGTTATACAGAATTTATAAAACAAAACTTTGAATGAATAAAGAAAGAATTATTTCTATATAATATAAAAACATTAGCGTATCTTGTTTCAATGATCAAGGTTTAGTGTTAAAAAAGCCATTTTCCTACATATTTGTAGATTTCCATCCTCTTATTCATCCCGTTAAAAAACTTTTTAAATGAATCTCCTGGAGTGAAACTATTATTTCTCATTGAAACCTTTCTGATAAGTCTATAAAATAATATCTTATCAGGAGCAGCAATGAAAATAGACGAAATAAAGAGACGGACCGAAGCAGAACTGATTTGTGGTGAAATCGATTCACGTGAAATCAAGAGTGCCTTTAGTTCAGACCTCATGAGTGATGTATTAACCAACGAGGCCGATAACGCCATACTCATAACCGGTCTAGCTAATGTGCAAGCTATAAGAACAGCAGAAATGGCAGATATCAGCTGTATCATCTTTGTCCGGGGTAAAGAAATCCCACAGAATATGATCCGACTTGCAGAAGAAAGCCATATCCTGCTGATGAAGACAAAACATACCATGTTTTGGGTTTGCGGTGTGCTCTATCAGGCTGGCATAGCTCCTGTTTATTGATCCTGACATTGGTTATAGAGTTTCTCTTTTAAGAGATTCCAATCCCTTTCATCTTTAATACTGAACAATTCACGACGACTTTCTTCAGAGACTCCCGGTAATGAGAAGGTATAGTTGAGAATCCCCTTCATATAGTTCCACAGGGCATGTTTTTTTGTAAAAGATTCTTTCATCCTGAAGAGCAGGTCATCGAGAAAAACATAAAACTCCTGTCTCTTGAAGGGATCTTGCCCTTCTAGAGACCCTTCACTTTCCAGGGAGTTGGGAGTATTCAGAATGTCTTCCAAAAGGAAAGGGTTTGCAAGAAGCCCACGCCCTATCATCCACTCTTCCACCAGGGGTAACCTATTTTTCAGTCCAAAATAATCCTGAATAGAATTAATATCTCCGTTATAGCATATTGCTTTGCCATAGAGATCCTGTGCTTTTTCAAAGCCTTCCAGATCAACAGAGCCGCTGTACATTTGAGTTCCCAGGCGTGGATGGAGGATCAATCGACTCAGGGGATATCGTTTAAGGATCGGTAACAAACGAAATAACTCATC
This genomic stretch from Oceanispirochaeta sp. harbors:
- a CDS encoding TAXI family TRAP transporter solute-binding subunit, which translates into the protein MKKIITLSILFLVSAALVFAGGQGDASSAPQRTFVTIGTGGITGVYYPTGGAISKMVNQKYDVYGIKATVESTAGSVFNVNAILQGDLEFGIVQSDRQYQAYNGTADWEEAGPQEKLRAVFSIHPESVTLLAADDSGINTFEDIKGKIINIGNPGSGQRGNAIDVMESLGINWETDIKAEGLKASESAKMLQDGRIDAYFYTVGHPNGSFKEATSGARKAHFVPITGIDGLLAKYPYYAASIIPVSEYPNATNTADVDTFGVKATLCSSSDVPVDVVYAITKEVFENLDTFKGLHPAFAILTAKNMLTGLSAPIHEGAMKYFKEAGLK
- a CDS encoding DRTGG domain-containing protein, translating into MKIDEIKRRTEAELICGEIDSREIKSAFSSDLMSDVLTNEADNAILITGLANVQAIRTAEMADISCIIFVRGKEIPQNMIRLAEESHILLMKTKHTMFWVCGVLYQAGIAPVY
- a CDS encoding tRNA-dihydrouridine synthase family protein gives rise to the protein MAPLEGVTDRTYRSCFYDHFPGLTASLTPFLPIPDRVKRVPLSNLNGVCLPGESPVPEIPQLLVSESEAFLVALEALRRKGFKEVNWNMGCPSKGVIRKGKGSGLMPQTSHILNVLDEIIPRTDLKISVKLRMGLHDSDELFRLLPILKRYPLSRLILHPRLGTQMYSGSVDLEGFEKAQDLYGKAICYNGDINSIQDYFGLKNRLPLVEEWMIGRGLLANPFLLEDILNTPNSLESEGSLEGQDPFKRQEFYVFLDDLLFRMKESFTKKHALWNYMKGILNYTFSLPGVSEESRRELFSIKDERDWNLLKEKLYNQCQDQ